The following coding sequences lie in one Cotesia glomerata isolate CgM1 linkage group LG5, MPM_Cglom_v2.3, whole genome shotgun sequence genomic window:
- the LOC123266016 gene encoding ATP-dependent DNA helicase pif1-like, producing MSGKTLLQFGLHSPTRDERFIVTNRQYLRELAYDTVYLTKVVAENVPKLNLEQRKVYNEILNSIISDSGQLYFLDAPGGTGKTFLINLLLAKIRSEKNIAIAVASSGIAATLIDGGKTAHSAFKLPLNLGYSESPLCNISKQSDMAHVLRETKIIIWDECTMAHKNAIEALNRLLKDIRDCDRIMGGVIVLLAGDFRQTLPVVPRGTRADEVKACIKSSILWPSVKVLSLTINMRVHLQLNSKAEEFSKILIDIGDGQIPEEDERINVSYINCETVPDLITLTDKIYPNIDKAGDNCSSWNLRMCSPAGVLSGLITIA from the coding sequence ATGTCTGGAAAAACACTTCTTCAGTTCGGCCTCCACTCTCCAACCCGAGATGAAAGGTTTATTGTCACTAATCGTCAATATTTGCGTGAATTGGCTTACGACACCGTCTATTTAACTAAAGTTGTAGCTGAAAATGTTCCTAAATTAAATCTAGAACAGAGAAAAGTttacaatgaaattttaaattcgattATATCTGATTCTGGGCAGTTGTATTTTCTTGATGCTCCAGGTGGTACTGGAAAAAcgtttttaatcaatttactGCTTGCGAAAATCAGGAGTGAAAAAAACATCGCTATAGCCGTTGCTTCTTCAGGAATTGCTGCGACTTTGATAGACGGAGGTAAAACAGCTCACTCTGCCTTTAAATTACCTCTCAATTTAGGTTATTCTGAGTCTCCACTTTGTAACATCTCTAAACAGAGTGATATGGCTCATGTGCTGCgagaaacaaaaattattatctgggACGAATGCACTATGGCTCACAAAAATGCTATTGAAGCTCTAAACAGATTGCTCAAAGATATTAGAGATTGCGACCGAATTATGGGAGGAGTAATTGTTCTCTTGGCCGGTGATTTTAGACAAACTTTGCCTGTTGTGCCACGAGGAACACGTGCAGATGAAGTTAAAGCCTGTATTAAGTCATCAATTTTATGGCCTTCGGTCAAAGTTTTATCTTTGACTATCAATATGCGTGTTCATCTTCAGCTAAATTCGAAAGCAGAAGAGTTTTCAAAAATACTGATTGATATAGGTGATGGCCAAATTCCGGAAGAAGATGAAAGAATAAACGTGTCCTATATTAATTGTGAAACTGTCCCAGATTTAATCACCTTGACTGACAAAATATACCCGAATATTGACAAAGCTGGCGATAATTGTAGTTCATGGAATCTACGAATGTGTTCTCCAGCTGGTGTTTTATCAggattaataacaatagcgTGA